A window of the Bombus huntii isolate Logan2020A chromosome 8, iyBomHunt1.1, whole genome shotgun sequence genome harbors these coding sequences:
- the LOC126868913 gene encoding D-aminoacyl-tRNA deacylase 1, translating into MKAVIQRVTKASVSVNGEIINSIGNGLCILIGIKGDDTIEDMKYIVKKILNIKMFDDDNNKKWSKNVMDKEYEILCISQFTLYHTLKGNRLDFHKAMPAQTAESFYNNFLIELGKNYKPELIKDGKFGAMMEVNIKNSGPVTLEIESPLKLNKSNQCNDTQ; encoded by the exons ATGAAAGCAGTAATACAACGTGTGACAAAAGCTAGTGTTTCAG ttAATGgtgaaattattaatagtattGGAAATGGTCTCTGCATTTTAATTGGTATAAAAGGAGATGACACAATAGAAGAcatgaaatatat agtaaaaaaaatactgaatattaaaatgtttgatgatgataataataaaaaatggagtaaaaatgttatggataaagaatatgaaatattatgtaTTAGTCAGTTTACATTGTACCATACCCTGAAAGGAAATAGATTAGATTTTCATAAAGCCATGCCTGCCCAAACAGCTGAatcattttataataattttcttattgaACTTGGTAAAAATTATAAACCAGAATTAATTAAAG ATGGTAAATTTGGAGCAATGATGGAAGTTAATATAAAAAACAGTGGACCTGTAACATTAGAAATAGAATCTCCGCTTAAACTTAACAAATCAAACCAATGTAATGATACACAATGA
- the LOC126868895 gene encoding GRIP and coiled-coil domain-containing protein 1, which translates to MENEEKMDKKSIIVENEKDKSDAPPQTKKVENTKNVQPQKSDITNTGNDELIHSRQSREVQTDIAYTETVGKLKNRLDTLMNSLATLSAEKSKMEASFQQDKKQLRTERDECEKIIKDLKEKLNKVQTTNYSEIEHVKCKLIMERHEREREQADHAKMIKELQKLLHDERRNKEQLEAQVKSQFAHKTQCKILEAELEIARNKLKQAEEAAKETPPILLSLQSEMALMKKQHLNAIHEEQKRAAAAEQQARALAMTHEARVAGLEARLAELSEIVGGYDRLRQQDQQAIQKLKDQLINLQDSEHEYITLNNEPEEIISRIKNLYTKLLDLDNKKSESAHVKSLLHCLDLYDKQQVIDYKEKYETLLQEFEDCKQQMKYSNVGNISYNIQSQNIASSYDKNSKTQLHILKAHNNNLEERIRVLNNEIVNKERELKLKLEHQEKLSQEEHGKLRHLLLQKDNEFRNKISTLEQQLLRQRERSMALIEEKDKEILTLKTSFHALLPKKENTAERKLNTSKCESGTEPITDLVTGLLTNDSPPILHYSQELARKEVQVSASRKKVLELEATLREKQREVIYIKEKQKENIKALQAQIARLEACKSREGANLEYLKNVFINYLTTSDVSSKRHMLNAISTVLRFTAEELNKNWTSNRGN; encoded by the exons ATGGAGAACGAGGAAAAAATGGATAAAAAGTCAATAATtgtagaaaatgaaaaag ataAATCTGACGCTCCTCCACAAACAAAAAAGGTGGAAAATACAAAGAATGTGCAGCCTCAAAAATCTGATATTACAAATACTGGAAATGATGAATTAATTCATTCGCGacaa TCGCGCGAAGTTCAAACGGATATTGCGTATACAGAAACAgtaggaaaattaaaaaatcggCTAGATACGTTGATGAATTCTTTAGCTACTCTTTCGGCAGAAAAATCTAAAATGGAAGCAAGTTTTCAACAGGATAAGAAGCAGTTGAGAACCGAACGAGACGAA tgtgaaaaaataatcaaggatttgaaagaaaaattaaacaaagtGCAAACTACGAATTACTCTGAAATCGAGCATgtgaaatgtaaattaattatgGAACGTCACGAAAGGGAAAGAGAGCAAGCTGATCATGCAAAAATGATAAA agaactacaaaaattattacacGATGAACGACGAAACAAAGAACAACTTGAAGCACAAGTAAAAAGTCAGTTTGCACATAAGACACAATGTAAAATACTTGAAGCTGAATTAGAAATAGCTAGAAATAAGCTTAAACAAGCAGAAGAAGCAGCTAAAGAAACACCCCCGATTCTACTATCACTCCAATCTGAAATGGCTCTAATGAAGAAACAACATTTAAATGCGATACAtgaa GAACAAAAAAGAGCTGCTGCTGCAGAACAGCAAGCTAGAGCATTAGCAATGACTCATGAAGCAAGAGTAGCTGGTCTAGAAGCAAGACTAGCTGAACTTTCAGAAATTGTTGGAGGATATGATAGACTCAGACAGCAAGATCAACAAGCCATACAGAAACTGAAAGACCAACTAATTAATTTACAAGACTCTGAACATGAGtatattacattaaataaTGAACCTGAAGAGATCATTTCTAGAATAAAAAACCTGTATACCAAATTGTTAGAtttagataataaaaaaagcgAATCAGCACATGTTAAAT CATTACTACATTGCTTAGATTTATATGATAAACAACAAGTTAttgattataaagaaaagtATGAAACTTTGTTACAAGAATTCGAAGATTGTAAACAGCAAATGAAGTATAGTAATGTTGGAAACatatcgtataatattcagaGTCAAAATATTGCATCATCTTATGATAAAAATAGCAAAACGCAATTACATATTTTGAAAGCACATAATAATAATCTAGAAGAACGAATACGTGTTTTAAATAACGAAATTGTGAATAAGGAAAGggaattgaaattaaaattggaGCATCAGGAAAAG TTATCTCAAGAAGAACATGGAAAATTGAGACATTTGTTATTACAAAAGGACAATGaatttcgtaataaaatatctacGTTAGAGCAACAATTATTACGTCAACGAGAACGATCGATGGCTCTCATCGAAGAAAAggataaagaaattttaacttTAAAAACATCTTTTCACGCATTATTACCCAAAAAGGAAAATACTGCAGAAAGGAAGCTAAATACATCAAAATGTGAAAGTGGAACAGAGCCTATTACCGATTTAGTAACTGGATTATTAACAAATGACAGTCCTCCAATATTGCATTACAGTCAAGAGTTAGCAAGAAAAGAGGTGCAAGTATCAGCATCTAGAAAAAAAGTTTTAGAGTTAGAAGCAACATTACGGGAAAAACAAAGAGAAGTCATATATATAAaggagaaacagaaagaaaatataaaagctTTGCAAGCTCAGATTGCGAG GCTCGAAGCTTGCAAGTCTAGGGAAGGTGCAAAtcttgaatatttgaaaaatgtttttataaattatttaactaCAAGCGATGTTTCTAGTAAACGTCATATGCTAAACGCTATTTCTACAGTATTGCGTTTTACTGCGGAAGAATTAAATAAG aattggacaagtaaccgtggtaattag